The DNA window TTCGCGGCCATGCCTGAATTTGCATTCGTTTTCGCTGGTTTTGCCGTAGGCCTCATCGTGGGGTTGACGGGGGTGGGCGGCGGCTCGCTCATGACGCCGGTGCTGATCTTCTTTTTCGGCGTAAAACCCCACCTGGCCATCGGCACCGACCTGCTGTTTGCCGCCTTTACCAAGATGGGCGGCACGGTCGGTCTGGCCCGTCAGCGGCTGGTGCCCTGGAGCGTGGTGGGCCTGCTGTGCGCGGGCAGCATTCCGGCGGCGCTGGCGTCGCTGTGGCTGCTGCAGCACCTGGGCCCGGCCAGCGAGCAGGTGCAGCACCTCATGACCACAACCCTGGGCGCGGCCCTGCTGCTCACCGCCGCCGCCATGCTGTACAAGGTGGTGGTGTTTTCGGCCCAGCGCCAGGCCGCCGAACAGGCCGCACGCCAGGGCAGCGGCGCCGCCGCCACGCAGCCGCGCCATTGGAGCCTGCCGGTGCTGCTGGGCGCGGTCATCGGCACGCTGGTCACCTTTACCTCGGTGGGCGCAGGGGCCATTGGCGTCACCGTGCTGCTGCTCGTCTTTCCGCACCTGCCGCTGCCGCGCATCATTGCCGCCGACATTGCCTACGCCGTGCCGCTGACACTGGTGGCCGGCATGGGCCACGCATCGCTGGGTTCGGTCGACTGGGCCTTGCTGGCGCAGTTGCTGGCCGGTTCATTGCCGGGTATCTGGCTGGGCTCGCGCCTAGTCACCCGCACCCCAGAGCGGCTGATCCGCTCTGCCCTTTCGTTGCTGCTCGCCTGGGCGGGCGCCAAACTTGTTTTGATTTAAGAGGCTCGTTGCCCCATGTACCAATACACCGACTTCGACAAGAAATTCGTTCAGCTGCGCGCCGAGCAGTTCCGCGACCAGCTTGAGCGCTGGGAGCGTGGTGAACTGACCGACGAACAGCTTTTGCCACTGCGCCTGCAAAACGGCTGGTACATCCAGCGCTACGCGCCCATGGCGCGCATTGCCGTGCCCTATGGCGAAATCAGCAGCACGCAACTGCGCACGCTGGCCCACATTGCGCGCGAGTACGACAAGCCCGCACCTGAACTGCTGGCACACGCCCAGGCCACACAAGACGCATTGCAGGACGCGCAGCCCGGCGCAACGCTGGCCGCACCGCCGCTGCGCTACGGCTACGGCCACTTCACCACGCGCACCAATGTGCAATTCAACTGGATTCCCCTCCACCGCGCGGCCGACGTGATGGACCTGCTGGCCAGTGTCTCCATGCACGGCATCCAGACCAGCGGCAACGACATCCGCAACATCACCTGCGACGCGCTGGAGGGTATCGCCGAGGACAGCATCGTCGATACGCGGCCGTTCGCCGAGATCACGCGCCAGTGGAGCTCGCTGCACCCCGAGTTCTCCTACCTGCCGCGCAAGTTCAAGATCGCCTTCAACGGCGCCGAAGAAGACCGCGCCGCCATTGGCTGGTACGACATTGGCTTGCAAGCGCGCCGGGCCGAAGACGGCAGCGTGGGCTTCACCATGAAAGTGGGCGGCGGCATGGGCCGCACACCCATCATTGGCAGCGTGGTGCGCGAATTTCTGCCCTGGGACCAGTTGCTCAACTACATCGAAGCCGTGGTGCGCACCTACAACAGCTACGGCCGGCGCGACAACAAGTGGAAGGCGCGCATCAAAATTTTGGTCAAGAGCGAAGGCCAGAAGTTCATCGACGCGGTGGAGAAGGAATACCAGGACATCGTCAACCTCGACGGCGCGCCCCACACCATCACGCAGGCAGAGCTTGACCGGGTCACAAGCCATTTCGTGGTGCCCGAGCTGAAGGCCACCAACCTGCCCTCCAAGGTGAATACACAAGGCCAGTTGTACCAGCGCTGGTTGCAGCAAAACGTGCGCGGCCACAAGCTGCCCGGCCTCAAGACCGTCACCCTGTCGTTCAAGCGCCCCGGCTTTGCCACCGGCGATGCCGACGCCGACACCCTGGAAGCCCTGGCCCAACTGGCCGAGCAGTTCAGCGCTGGTGAGGCGCGCCTGACGCACGAGCAAAACCTGATGCTGCCCTGGGTGCATGAGGGCGACCTGCCGGCGCTGTACGAAGCGGCCCGCGCTCTGGGCTTGGCACAACCCAACATCGGCCTGCTGACCGACATGATCATCTGCCCCGGCGGAGACTTCTGCTCGCTGGCCAATGCGCGCTCTTTGCACATTGGCGCCGCCGTGACCGACCGTTATCAAGATTTGGACGAGCTGTTTGACCTCGGCCCCATCGACCTGCACATGAGCGGCTGCATCAACTCCTGCGGCCACCACCACAGCGGCCACATCGGCATCCTGGGCGTGGACAAGGACGGCAAGGAGTGGTACCAGATCACGCTGGGCGGGTCTGACGGCACCGATCTGTCTGGCCCCGCGATTGGCGGCAAGGTGGTCGGCCCCTCGTTCACCGCAGCCGAAGTGCCCGATGTGATCGAGGCGCTGCTCGCCACCTTCCGCGCGCTGCGCAAGCCCGGCGAGTTCTTTATCGACGCACTGCGCCGCCTGGGCCACGACC is part of the Simplicispira sp. 125 genome and encodes:
- a CDS encoding nitrite/sulfite reductase, with protein sequence MYQYTDFDKKFVQLRAEQFRDQLERWERGELTDEQLLPLRLQNGWYIQRYAPMARIAVPYGEISSTQLRTLAHIAREYDKPAPELLAHAQATQDALQDAQPGATLAAPPLRYGYGHFTTRTNVQFNWIPLHRAADVMDLLASVSMHGIQTSGNDIRNITCDALEGIAEDSIVDTRPFAEITRQWSSLHPEFSYLPRKFKIAFNGAEEDRAAIGWYDIGLQARRAEDGSVGFTMKVGGGMGRTPIIGSVVREFLPWDQLLNYIEAVVRTYNSYGRRDNKWKARIKILVKSEGQKFIDAVEKEYQDIVNLDGAPHTITQAELDRVTSHFVVPELKATNLPSKVNTQGQLYQRWLQQNVRGHKLPGLKTVTLSFKRPGFATGDADADTLEALAQLAEQFSAGEARLTHEQNLMLPWVHEGDLPALYEAARALGLAQPNIGLLTDMIICPGGDFCSLANARSLHIGAAVTDRYQDLDELFDLGPIDLHMSGCINSCGHHHSGHIGILGVDKDGKEWYQITLGGSDGTDLSGPAIGGKVVGPSFTAAEVPDVIEALLATFRALRKPGEFFIDALRRLGHDPFKQAANAARRPKADQEALAEQD
- a CDS encoding sulfite exporter TauE/SafE family protein; the encoded protein is MPEFAFVFAGFAVGLIVGLTGVGGGSLMTPVLIFFFGVKPHLAIGTDLLFAAFTKMGGTVGLARQRLVPWSVVGLLCAGSIPAALASLWLLQHLGPASEQVQHLMTTTLGAALLLTAAAMLYKVVVFSAQRQAAEQAARQGSGAAATQPRHWSLPVLLGAVIGTLVTFTSVGAGAIGVTVLLLVFPHLPLPRIIAADIAYAVPLTLVAGMGHASLGSVDWALLAQLLAGSLPGIWLGSRLVTRTPERLIRSALSLLLAWAGAKLVLI